DNA sequence from the Tissierellales bacterium genome:
AAATATATGAAGGCATGTCTGTTTTCCCTATGCATCAAAAAACTTTTATAATGACCAATATGACTCATGAGGAAAATATGCAGATGACTGGAAGTCCTACATTAGGCTTTTCTGCAAGAAACTTGCTTTTAAGTGAGCACTGTGGAACTCATAGTGATGGAGTTTCTGAATTTAAACCTGGTGGACCAACTATTGACAAAATGCCTTTGGAGCATTTCTGGGGTACTGCTATTTGTATTGATTTATCTAATGTAAGATATCCAAATTATATTGAGCCAAGAGATCTAGAAGAAGCCGTTAGAAAATCTGGACAAGAAATAAAAGAAGGAGACATCCTTTTAATGTATACTGGACACCATGATAGAACCTTTGGCACTGACAAATTTCAGACAGATTATACTGGTCTAAGCTATGAAGGGGCTAAATGGTTAGCTGAACAAGGAGTAGTAAATATTGGAGTAGATGCACCAGCTATAGATTTAACACCAGACGATATAAATTTCTCTGGCCATCTAGTTTGTGGTGAATATAATATTACAAATACAGAAAATTTATGCAATTTAGATAAGGTTTTAAATAAGAGATTCCTCTACATAGG
Encoded proteins:
- a CDS encoding cyclase family protein, whose product is MALKLIDLSQEIYEGMSVFPMHQKTFIMTNMTHEENMQMTGSPTLGFSARNLLLSEHCGTHSDGVSEFKPGGPTIDKMPLEHFWGTAICIDLSNVRYPNYIEPRDLEEAVRKSGQEIKEGDILLMYTGHHDRTFGTDKFQTDYTGLSYEGAKWLAEQGVVNIGVDAPAIDLTPDDINFSGHLVCGEYNITNTENLCNLDKVLNKRFLYIGLPLKIRDGSGSPIRAVALIEE